In Synechococcus sp. CB0101, a genomic segment contains:
- a CDS encoding HEPN domain-containing protein, with product MTPRSEAWIRQATSDLKAGRCMESEGFHAQACYFAGQAAEKALKALVVAIGITPPHSHALERLVEVLEQHDLDTAAIRSLRLKPLSRMSSETRYPHGDEAPIDLFDANDSKEALTTAEAVVQIAAAHLAG from the coding sequence ATGACACCGCGATCAGAGGCTTGGATCCGTCAAGCCACGAGCGATCTCAAGGCTGGCCGTTGCATGGAGTCGGAGGGTTTTCATGCGCAGGCCTGCTATTTCGCAGGGCAAGCGGCCGAAAAGGCCTTGAAGGCTTTGGTTGTGGCCATCGGGATTACACCGCCTCACAGCCATGCCTTGGAGCGCTTGGTTGAGGTTCTGGAGCAACACGACCTCGATACCGCCGCCATCCGTTCTCTGCGTCTCAAACCCTTGAGCAGGATGAGCAGCGAGACCCGTTATCCCCACGGAGACGAGGCCCCCATTGATTTGTTTGACGCGAACGACAGCAAGGAAGCACTGACCACAGCAGAAGCTGTTGTGCAAATCGCCGCGGCACATCTGGCAGGCTGA